Within the Geoalkalibacter sp. genome, the region CGCGGGAGTGATCAAGGTCGACGGCCGGATCTGGTTCGACAGCGCGCGCCGCTTCTCCCTTGCGCCCCAGCAGCGCGGGGTCGGGTTCGTCTTCCAGGACTACGCCCTGTTCCCCAACATGACGGTGCGCGAGAATCTGCGCTATGCCCTGTCCGACCGCGGCGAGCTCCGACTGATCGACGAACTTATGGAGATCATGGAGTTGGGCAGTCTCGCCGAGCGCCGCCCGCGGCAGCTCTCCGGCGGGCAGCAGCAGCGCGTGGCGCTGGCGCGCGCCCTGGCGCGCCGCCCCAAGCTCCTGCTTCTGGACGAGCCCCTGTCGGCCCTCGACCTCGCCCTGCGGCTGAAACTTCAGGACGATCTGCTCGAGGTCCACCGCCGCTTCGGCATCACGACGATCCTGGTCAGCCATGACCTCTCCGAGGTGTTTCGCCTCTCGCACCGCGTCTTCGTCATGGAGCATGGGCAACTCAAGCGCAGCGGCGCCCCCATCGATGTCTTCAGCGACCGGCGGTTGAGCGGAAAGTTCAAGCTGCTGGGGGAAATCGTCGCCATGGCGCGCGAGGATCTGGTCCAGGTCATCACGCTGCTGGTGGGAAACAGCATCGTCAAGGTGGTCGCCACCGAGGAGGAGGCCAAGACCCTCAACCTCGGCGACAAAGTGCTGATCGCCTCCAAGGCCTTCAACCCGCTGCTCGTCAAGGTCAATGCCTGATGGCGAAACGCTCCCCTACTCCACCGTCACACTCTTGGCCAGATTGCGCGGCTGATCGACGTCGGTGCCCTTGAGCACCGCGATGTGGTAGGCGAGCAGCTGCATGGGCACGGAGAGGATCACCGGCATCAGATCGTCGCAGGTGCTCGGGAAGATCAGCAGGTGATCGGCATTGTCGCGCACCAGGGGATCGTCGTGGTCGGTGACGGCGATGACCTTGCCGGCGCGGGCGCGCACCTCCTGCATGTTGGAGATGACTTTCTCGCGGGTGTCGTTGTTGGGCACCAGCACCACCACCGGCAGGTTCTCGTCGATGAGAGCGATGGGGCCGTGCTTCATTTCGCCGGCCGGATAGCCCTCGGCGTGGATGTAGGAGATTTCCTTGAGCTTGAGCGCCCCTTCCAGGGCGATGGGATACTGGTTGCCGCGCCCCAGGTAGAGAAAATCGGCGGCGTTCATGTAGAGACGCGCCACCTCCTCGATGGCGCCGTCCTGTTCCAGGGATTCCTCGATCTTGCGCGGCAGGCGGACCAGCTCATCGGTCAGGGCGCGGCAGCCTTGGGCATCGAGCAATCCGCGCACCCGCCCCAGCTTGAGGGCGAGCAGGACGAGAGCCACCAACTGAGTGGTGAATGCCTTGGTCGAGGCGACGCCGATCTCGGGGCCGGCATGGGTGTAGATGACGCCTTGGCTTTCGCGGGCGATGGAGGAATCGAGCACGTTGCAGATGGCCACCACCTTGCCGCCCTTGCCCTTGGCCTCGCGCAGCCCCGCCAGGGTGTCGGCGGTCTCGCCGCTCTGGCTGATGAGCAGGGTCAGGGTGTCGGAAGTGATGATGGGGTCGCGATAGCGGAATTCGCTGGCGATATCCACCTCGACGGGCAGGCGCGCGAGCTTTTCGATGAGGAACTTGCCGACCAGCGCCGCGTGCCAGGAGGTGCCGCAAGCGACGATGTTGAGCTTGGCGACGGCGCGCAGTTCGTCGTCG harbors:
- a CDS encoding ABC transporter ATP-binding protein; this translates as MIRMQIRKRLHMATGDTDLDLDIGIGSGELVTFFGPSGAGKTTALRILAGLTEADAGVIKVDGRIWFDSARRFSLAPQQRGVGFVFQDYALFPNMTVRENLRYALSDRGELRLIDELMEIMELGSLAERRPRQLSGGQQQRVALARALARRPKLLLLDEPLSALDLALRLKLQDDLLEVHRRFGITTILVSHDLSEVFRLSHRVFVMEHGQLKRSGAPIDVFSDRRLSGKFKLLGEIVAMAREDLVQVITLLVGNSIVKVVATEEEAKTLNLGDKVLIASKAFNPLLVKVNA
- the glmS gene encoding glutamine--fructose-6-phosphate transaminase (isomerizing), which translates into the protein MCGIVGYLGHQQASPIIIEGLRRLEYRGYDSAGIATLDGGRIEIRRAQGKLINLENQLRERPVVGSLGIGHTRWATHGRPSEINAHPHKAGGIVVVHNGIIENYLDLKESLRARGHSFKSETDTEIISHLVEEHYKITGDLVAAVRAALAEVRGAYAVAILCEQEPDKLVAAKLGSPLVVGQGQGENFVASDIPAMLSHTREMIFLEDGEMVIIDGAGLHFTDLVGNPREKTPKTITWTPLMAEKGGYRHFMLKEIYEQPRALADTLAGRIREEQGDVYLEDLALSDDELRAVAKLNIVACGTSWHAALVGKFLIEKLARLPVEVDIASEFRYRDPIITSDTLTLLISQSGETADTLAGLREAKGKGGKVVAICNVLDSSIARESQGVIYTHAGPEIGVASTKAFTTQLVALVLLALKLGRVRGLLDAQGCRALTDELVRLPRKIEESLEQDGAIEEVARLYMNAADFLYLGRGNQYPIALEGALKLKEISYIHAEGYPAGEMKHGPIALIDENLPVVVLVPNNDTREKVISNMQEVRARAGKVIAVTDHDDPLVRDNADHLLIFPSTCDDLMPVILSVPMQLLAYHIAVLKGTDVDQPRNLAKSVTVE